Proteins from a single region of Azospira inquinata:
- a CDS encoding T6SS immunity protein Tli4 family protein, translating into MRLLANYVLLIFVSFLMTWDFAMAQQNEKNKTWCIGRFMVTLPANAEIKMERDSYFFYTVESKKSSRPEFNSFVNGREETLRKERHKSGTPLLQKTIPVGSDGRLLTFWGNRSASRLVNIEGYRYLNGRQFSISDRFSISKEQIALTSTKATLLSIRSRDRSEIPSAPGFCIDYGFIPDEGYNNEELNVSFVFKGQPDMHLHIDTLIKEPGPTLLERTKDVLSSLGSLAGYIHTVRSGKRALGPLVGEESLVKVPTEGGNTGHQFTWETQGEDRSDYPFISIVFETALKGDSLDGRPSSLNDKQALELWDSILSSFRLRPTTKP; encoded by the coding sequence ATGCGCCTACTAGCTAATTATGTTCTTCTGATCTTTGTATCCTTTTTGATGACATGGGATTTTGCAATGGCACAACAAAACGAGAAAAATAAAACTTGGTGTATCGGGCGGTTTATGGTGACATTGCCTGCCAACGCAGAAATAAAGATGGAACGGGATTCTTATTTCTTTTATACCGTTGAGTCAAAAAAGTCGTCACGTCCGGAATTTAACTCTTTTGTTAACGGGCGAGAGGAGACTCTGCGTAAGGAACGACATAAATCCGGAACGCCATTATTGCAAAAAACAATTCCGGTGGGAAGTGATGGGAGATTGCTAACGTTTTGGGGAAATCGTTCTGCGAGTAGATTGGTTAATATTGAAGGCTATCGGTACCTAAACGGTAGGCAATTTTCTATTTCTGACAGATTCTCAATATCTAAAGAACAAATAGCACTCACATCGACAAAAGCCACGCTTTTGTCAATACGATCTCGTGACCGTTCTGAAATTCCCAGTGCCCCCGGTTTTTGTATCGATTATGGTTTTATCCCGGATGAAGGTTATAACAACGAAGAACTCAACGTGTCGTTTGTTTTTAAAGGCCAGCCTGACATGCATCTTCATATTGATACGTTAATCAAGGAGCCGGGGCCGACCCTGTTGGAGCGTACCAAGGATGTTTTATCCTCCCTAGGGTCACTGGCGGGATATATTCATACCGTCCGTTCTGGAAAAAGAGCCTTGGGCCCCCTGGTGGGCGAAGAATCGTTGGTTAAAGTGCCGACCGAGGGCGGTAACACAGGCCATCAATTCACCTGGGAAACCCAGGGAGAAGATCGATCTGACTACCCCTTTATTTCCATCGTATTTGAAACAGCGTTAAAGGGCGATAGTCTCGATGGCCGCCCCTCCAGTTTGAATGACAAGCAAGCCCTAGAACTCTGGGATTCTATCTTGTCCAGCTTCCGTCTCCGTCCTACGACAAAACCTTAG
- the pepN gene encoding aminopeptidase N has translation MMRTETPTPIYLKDYTPPPFLVDTVTMDVDIRPEGTLVTTTQTCRRNPAAAPGLPLVLDGEDLETLAVVLDGRLLAQQDYQLDGESLTLSGLPDQFTLETRVRIQPDQNTQLSGFYRSKNGYFTQCEAQGFRRITWFQDRPDVMARYTVTLHGDKATYPELLANGNPVTRGEEDGGRHFATWEDPFKKPSYLFAMVAAHLEVLRDRYTTASGREVQLAVFVEPGKLDQCDHAMAALKKAMAWDEERFGLECDLDHYMIVAVGDFNMGAMENKGLNIFNTKYVLARPDVATDGDFENIDRVVTHEYCHNWTGDRVTCRDWFQLTLKEGLTVFRDQEFGFDRHNPTVARIREVRGLRAAQYPEDAGPMAHPIRPRVYEEINNFYTATVYEKGAEVIRMIQTLVGRDGFRKGLDLYFQRHDGQAVTCEDFVAAMADANGYDFAPFMTWYHQAGTPRLQARGQYDGAAQRYTLTLRQLPPEGGQPYLMPVALGLVGPDGQDMDLGGGATTRVLELSALEQSFVFEAIPAAPVPSLLRNFSAPVILEAEYSDAQLTHLLAHDSDPFNRWEAGQRLYGHLILDAIRHITQGVAPQWPESVAAAARAVLTAPDADPAFITEALTLPTEATLAEAMGQVQPEALHAARNGLRRFLAENLESELLARYRALHDGKAYTIDSPAMARRALKNCCLAYLNELDDPRYGELAKAQFDGADNMTDQFAALAVLVNALAPAARALGETALAQFRERWKDEALVMDKWLSVQATSRQPDVLERVRALTAHPAFDAANPNKIYALIRSFGANHRHFHAADGSGYRFIAAWICRLDPKNPQVASRLARCFDRWKKFDPAHQAHAQAALRDILTQAGLSADVREVVGKALQ, from the coding sequence ATGATGCGTACTGAAACCCCTACCCCCATTTATCTCAAGGATTACACCCCGCCCCCCTTCCTGGTGGACACGGTCACCATGGACGTGGATATCCGTCCCGAAGGCACCCTGGTCACCACCACCCAGACCTGCCGCCGCAATCCGGCGGCCGCCCCGGGCCTCCCCCTGGTGTTGGACGGGGAGGACCTGGAAACCCTGGCCGTGGTGCTGGACGGTCGCCTGCTCGCCCAGCAGGATTACCAACTGGACGGGGAAAGCCTGACCCTTTCCGGCCTGCCGGACCAATTCACCCTGGAAACCCGGGTGCGCATCCAGCCGGACCAGAACACCCAGCTTTCCGGCTTTTACCGCAGCAAGAACGGCTATTTCACCCAATGCGAAGCCCAGGGCTTCCGCCGCATCACCTGGTTCCAGGACCGGCCCGATGTGATGGCCCGCTACACCGTGACCCTGCACGGGGACAAAGCCACCTATCCGGAACTGCTCGCCAACGGTAATCCGGTGACCCGGGGCGAGGAAGACGGCGGTCGCCATTTCGCCACCTGGGAAGACCCCTTCAAAAAGCCCAGCTACCTGTTCGCCATGGTGGCGGCCCACCTGGAGGTGCTACGGGACCGGTACACCACCGCCTCTGGCCGGGAAGTGCAGCTGGCCGTGTTCGTGGAACCGGGCAAGCTAGACCAGTGCGACCACGCCATGGCCGCCCTGAAAAAAGCCATGGCCTGGGACGAGGAACGCTTCGGCCTGGAATGTGACCTGGACCACTACATGATCGTGGCCGTGGGGGATTTCAACATGGGGGCCATGGAAAACAAGGGCCTCAACATTTTCAACACCAAATACGTGCTGGCCCGGCCGGACGTGGCCACGGACGGGGATTTTGAAAATATCGACCGGGTCGTCACCCACGAGTATTGCCACAACTGGACCGGGGACCGGGTCACCTGCCGGGACTGGTTCCAGCTCACCCTGAAGGAAGGCCTGACCGTCTTCCGGGATCAGGAATTCGGCTTTGACCGGCACAATCCCACGGTGGCCCGCATCCGGGAAGTGCGGGGCCTGCGGGCGGCCCAGTACCCGGAAGACGCGGGCCCCATGGCCCACCCCATCCGGCCCCGGGTCTATGAGGAAATCAACAACTTTTACACCGCCACGGTCTATGAAAAAGGCGCGGAAGTGATCCGCATGATCCAGACCCTGGTGGGCCGAGACGGCTTCCGCAAGGGCTTGGACCTCTACTTCCAGCGCCACGACGGCCAGGCCGTGACCTGCGAGGATTTTGTCGCTGCCATGGCAGACGCCAACGGCTACGATTTCGCCCCCTTCATGACCTGGTATCACCAAGCCGGCACTCCCCGGCTCCAGGCCCGGGGCCAGTATGATGGGGCCGCCCAGCGCTACACCCTGACCCTGCGCCAGCTGCCCCCGGAAGGCGGCCAGCCCTACCTGATGCCCGTGGCCCTGGGCCTGGTGGGCCCGGACGGCCAGGACATGGACCTGGGGGGCGGCGCCACCACCCGGGTGCTGGAACTTTCCGCCCTGGAACAGAGCTTCGTCTTCGAAGCCATTCCGGCGGCCCCGGTGCCCTCCCTGCTGCGCAATTTCTCCGCCCCGGTGATTCTGGAGGCGGAATACAGCGACGCCCAGCTCACCCATTTGCTGGCCCACGACAGCGATCCCTTCAATCGCTGGGAAGCGGGGCAACGCCTCTACGGCCACCTGATTCTGGACGCCATCCGGCACATCACCCAGGGCGTAGCGCCCCAGTGGCCAGAGAGCGTGGCGGCCGCCGCCCGGGCCGTGCTCACCGCCCCGGACGCGGACCCGGCCTTTATCACCGAAGCCCTGACCCTGCCCACGGAGGCCACCCTGGCGGAAGCCATGGGCCAGGTCCAGCCGGAAGCCCTCCACGCCGCCCGCAACGGCCTGCGCCGCTTCCTGGCGGAAAACCTGGAGAGTGAGCTGCTGGCCCGCTACCGGGCCCTCCATGACGGCAAGGCCTACACCATCGACAGCCCGGCCATGGCCCGCCGCGCCCTGAAAAATTGCTGTCTGGCCTACCTCAATGAACTGGACGATCCCCGCTACGGGGAACTGGCCAAGGCCCAGTTCGACGGGGCCGACAACATGACCGACCAGTTCGCCGCCCTGGCCGTCCTGGTCAATGCCCTGGCCCCCGCCGCCCGGGCCTTGGGGGAAACGGCCCTGGCCCAGTTCCGGGAACGCTGGAAGGACGAAGCCCTGGTCATGGACAAATGGCTCTCCGTCCAGGCCACCAGCCGCCAACCCGACGTTCTGGAGCGGGTACGGGCCCTCACCGCCCACCCGGCCTTCGACGCCGCCAATCCCAACAAAATTTACGCCCTGATCCGTAGCTTTGGCGCCAACCACCGGCATTTCCACGCCGCCGACGGCAGCGGCTACCGCTTTATCGCCGCATGGATCTGCCGCCTGGACCCGAAAAATCCCCAGGTCGCCTCCCGCCTGGCCCGCTGCTTTGATCGCTGGAAAAAGTTCGACCCAGCCCACCAGGCCCACGCCCAGGCCGCCCTCCGGGACATCCTGACCCAGGCCGGGCTGTCAGCGGATGTGCGGGAAGTGGTGGGCAAGGCTTTGCAGTAA
- the aroC gene encoding chorismate synthase yields the protein MSGNTIGTLFTVTSFGESHGPAIGCVVDGCPPGLALCEADIQAELDRRKPGTSRHVTQRREPDTVEILSGVFEGKTTGTPIGLLIRNQDQRSKDYGNIATTFRPGHADYGYTQKYGFRDYRGGGRSSARETAVRVAAGAIAKKWLKERYGVTVRGWMSALGPIQIPFTDPAQIDQNAFFAPDAAILPELEAYMDQLRKALDSVGAQITVTATGVPPGWGEPVYDRLDAEIAYAMMGINAVKGVEIGAGFAAVAQKGSEHGDELTPQGFLSNNAGGVLGGISTGQDIVVNMAIKPTSSIAQPRRSINLQGEPVEVATQGRHDPCVGIRATPVAEAMLALVLMDHALRHRAQCGDVVSPTPVIPGRV from the coding sequence ATGTCTGGCAATACCATCGGCACCCTGTTTACCGTCACCTCCTTCGGCGAATCCCACGGCCCGGCCATCGGCTGCGTGGTGGATGGCTGCCCTCCCGGGCTGGCCCTGTGTGAAGCGGATATTCAGGCGGAGCTGGACCGGCGCAAGCCGGGCACGTCCCGCCATGTGACCCAGCGCCGGGAGCCGGACACGGTGGAAATTCTTTCCGGGGTGTTCGAAGGCAAGACCACGGGAACCCCCATCGGCCTTCTGATCCGTAACCAGGATCAGCGCAGCAAGGATTACGGCAATATCGCCACCACCTTCCGGCCCGGCCATGCGGACTACGGCTATACCCAGAAATACGGCTTTCGGGATTACCGGGGCGGCGGTCGTTCCTCCGCCCGGGAAACGGCGGTGCGGGTGGCGGCCGGGGCCATTGCCAAAAAATGGCTGAAGGAACGTTACGGGGTCACGGTGCGGGGCTGGATGTCGGCTCTAGGGCCGATCCAGATTCCCTTCACGGACCCGGCCCAGATCGATCAGAATGCTTTTTTTGCCCCTGATGCGGCCATTCTGCCCGAGCTGGAAGCCTACATGGACCAGCTGCGCAAGGCCCTGGATTCGGTGGGGGCCCAGATTACGGTGACCGCCACCGGGGTGCCCCCGGGCTGGGGAGAACCGGTCTATGACCGGCTGGACGCGGAAATCGCCTACGCCATGATGGGCATCAATGCGGTGAAGGGGGTGGAAATCGGTGCCGGTTTCGCCGCCGTGGCCCAGAAGGGCAGCGAACATGGGGACGAATTGACGCCCCAGGGTTTTCTCTCCAATAACGCGGGGGGGGTGTTGGGGGGCATTTCCACGGGCCAGGACATTGTGGTGAATATGGCCATCAAGCCCACTTCCTCCATCGCCCAGCCCCGCCGCTCCATCAATCTCCAAGGGGAGCCGGTGGAAGTGGCGACCCAGGGCCGTCACGACCCCTGCGTGGGCATTCGGGCCACCCCGGTGGCGGAAGCCATGCTGGCCCTGGTGCTCATGGACCACGCCCTGCGCCACCGGGCCCAGTGCGGCGACGTGGTGAGCCCCACCCCGGTGATTCCGGGCCGGGTTTAA
- a CDS encoding MFS transporter, translating into MPASLYWRLSGYYFCHFAFIGVFSPYFSLYLKSLSLSAWDIGLVAGQMQLMRMFAPAFWGWLADRQARRISLVRLAAGVSVLAVTGLYYARTPWPLLGAVGLLSFFWAASLPLMETLVFNHLGAHPQGYSRIRLWGSVGFIVTVLGVGAWLDHAGPWVVPTAFLVLMSGVFLFSLVVPEGRGMVRKGTAVSLKAVLAQPRVRALLGAAFCMSAAHGAYYVFYSIHLTEHGYSKTLVGLLWSLGVVVEIGVFYFLHRLLKRFSLRFLLLLAFAAAVLRFVAIGWGAGWLVVLLLAQTCHGLTFGAHHGVSISAINRWFPGQCQARGQALYSALSFGAGGLLGSVVSGWTWTAWGPAWTFSLSALFALLGWALVALWVRDGEGEGAR; encoded by the coding sequence TTGCCTGCCTCCCTGTACTGGCGCCTGTCCGGCTACTACTTCTGCCACTTTGCCTTCATCGGCGTCTTTTCCCCCTATTTCAGTCTGTACCTGAAATCCCTTTCCCTGTCGGCCTGGGATATTGGCTTGGTGGCGGGGCAGATGCAGCTCATGCGCATGTTCGCCCCGGCGTTCTGGGGCTGGCTGGCGGACCGTCAGGCCCGGCGTATTTCCCTGGTGCGTCTGGCCGCCGGGGTCAGTGTGCTGGCGGTCACCGGCCTTTACTACGCTCGGACTCCCTGGCCCCTGCTGGGGGCCGTGGGCCTGCTCTCCTTCTTTTGGGCCGCCTCCCTGCCCCTCATGGAAACCCTGGTGTTCAACCACCTGGGGGCCCATCCCCAGGGCTATAGCCGGATTCGCCTGTGGGGTTCGGTGGGCTTTATCGTCACCGTTCTGGGGGTGGGAGCCTGGCTCGACCACGCCGGTCCCTGGGTGGTGCCCACGGCCTTTCTGGTGCTGATGAGTGGGGTGTTCCTCTTTTCCCTGGTGGTGCCGGAAGGCCGGGGAATGGTGCGCAAGGGGACGGCGGTCTCCCTCAAGGCGGTGCTGGCCCAGCCCCGGGTGCGGGCTCTGCTGGGGGCGGCCTTCTGCATGTCGGCGGCCCACGGGGCCTATTACGTCTTTTATTCCATTCACCTCACCGAACACGGCTATAGCAAGACCCTGGTGGGCCTGCTGTGGTCCCTGGGGGTGGTGGTGGAAATTGGTGTTTTCTATTTTCTGCACCGCCTGCTCAAGCGCTTCAGTCTGCGTTTTTTGCTGCTGCTGGCCTTTGCTGCGGCGGTGCTGCGCTTTGTTGCCATCGGTTGGGGCGCCGGCTGGCTGGTGGTGCTGCTCCTGGCCCAGACCTGCCACGGCCTGACCTTCGGGGCCCATCACGGGGTTTCCATCAGCGCCATCAACCGCTGGTTTCCCGGTCAGTGCCAGGCCCGGGGCCAGGCCCTTTATTCGGCCCTGTCCTTCGGTGCCGGTGGGCTACTGGGCAGCGTGGTAAGCGGCTGGACCTGGACGGCCTGGGGGCCGGCCTGGACCTTTAGCTTAAGTGCCCTGTTTGCCCTGCTGGGCTGGGCCCTGGTGGCCCTTTGGGTCCGGGATGGGGAAGGAGAAGGGGCCCGCTGA
- the leuC gene encoding 3-isopropylmalate dehydratase large subunit: protein MPQTLYDKLWQSHVVHQEADGTALIYIDRHLVHEVTSPQAFEGLKLAGRKPWRVSSIVATADHNTPTNHWDLGIQDPVSRQQVETLDHNIREAGALAYWPFKDPRQGIVHVVGPENGATLPGMTVVCGDSHTSTHGAFACMAHGIGTSEVEHVLATQCLIQKKSKAMQVRVEGRLGKGVTAKDVALAIIGKIGTAGGTGYAIEFAGSAIRGLSMEGRMTLCNMAIEGGARMGFVAVDDTTIEYLKDRPFAPKGEIWDKAVAHWRTLKSDDGASFDRVVDLRAEDITPQVTWGTSPEMVVGIGANVPDPAKETDPVKREGMERALQYMGLTPNLPMQSIKIDKVFIGSCTNSRIEDLRQAAAVVRGRRKADNVKLALVVPGSGLVKRQAEAEGLDKIFVAAGFEWREPGCSMCLAMNADKLEPGERCASTSNRNFEGRQGPGGRTHLVSPAMAAAAGIAGHFADVRDIL, encoded by the coding sequence ATGCCCCAAACCCTCTACGACAAGCTCTGGCAGAGTCATGTGGTCCATCAGGAAGCGGATGGAACCGCGCTGATTTACATCGACCGTCATCTGGTCCACGAAGTCACCAGTCCCCAGGCCTTTGAAGGTCTGAAGCTGGCCGGGCGCAAGCCGTGGCGGGTTTCCTCCATTGTCGCCACGGCCGACCACAACACCCCGACCAACCATTGGGATCTGGGCATTCAGGACCCGGTTTCCCGGCAACAGGTGGAAACCCTGGACCATAACATTCGGGAAGCGGGCGCCCTGGCCTACTGGCCCTTCAAGGACCCCCGGCAAGGCATCGTCCACGTGGTGGGCCCGGAAAATGGCGCCACCCTGCCCGGCATGACCGTGGTTTGCGGTGACTCCCATACCTCCACCCACGGCGCCTTCGCCTGTATGGCCCACGGCATCGGTACCTCCGAAGTGGAACATGTGCTGGCCACCCAATGTCTGATTCAGAAGAAATCCAAGGCCATGCAGGTTCGGGTGGAAGGCCGCCTGGGCAAGGGCGTTACCGCCAAGGACGTGGCCCTGGCCATTATCGGCAAAATCGGCACAGCCGGCGGCACGGGCTATGCCATTGAATTCGCCGGTTCCGCCATTCGGGGCCTGTCCATGGAAGGGCGTATGACCCTTTGCAACATGGCCATCGAAGGGGGCGCCCGCATGGGGTTTGTGGCGGTGGATGACACCACCATCGAATACCTGAAGGATCGCCCCTTCGCTCCCAAGGGCGAAATCTGGGACAAGGCGGTGGCCCACTGGCGCACCCTGAAGTCCGACGACGGCGCCAGCTTTGACCGGGTGGTGGATCTGCGGGCGGAAGACATTACCCCCCAGGTGACCTGGGGAACGTCACCGGAAATGGTGGTGGGCATCGGCGCCAATGTGCCCGATCCGGCCAAGGAAACCGATCCGGTGAAGCGGGAAGGCATGGAGCGGGCCCTGCAATACATGGGCCTCACCCCCAATCTGCCCATGCAGAGCATTAAGATCGACAAGGTCTTCATCGGCTCCTGCACCAATTCCCGCATTGAGGATCTGCGTCAGGCCGCCGCCGTGGTGCGGGGCCGTCGCAAGGCGGACAACGTGAAACTGGCCCTGGTGGTGCCGGGTTCCGGTCTGGTCAAGCGTCAGGCGGAAGCGGAAGGCCTGGATAAGATTTTTGTCGCCGCTGGTTTTGAATGGCGGGAACCGGGCTGTTCCATGTGCCTGGCCATGAATGCGGACAAGCTGGAACCGGGGGAACGCTGCGCGTCCACCTCCAACCGTAATTTCGAGGGCCGCCAAGGCCCGGGCGGACGCACCCATCTGGTGAGCCCGGCCATGGCGGCGGCGGCGGGCATTGCCGGCCATTTTGCCGATGTGCGGGATATTCTTTGA
- a CDS encoding entericidin A/B family lipoprotein, producing the protein MKTLTLLLVTLSFFLAGCNTVHGLGQDIEKGGEAIQKATK; encoded by the coding sequence ATGAAAACTTTGACCCTCTTGCTGGTGACCCTTTCCTTTTTCCTGGCCGGTTGCAACACGGTGCACGGCCTGGGCCAGGACATCGAAAAGGGCGGTGAAGCAATTCAAAAGGCGACCAAGTGA
- the leuD gene encoding 3-isopropylmalate dehydratase small subunit — protein sequence MQAFTKLDGLVAPLDRNNVDTDAIIPKQFLKSIKRSGFGPNAFDEWRYMDHGEPGMDNSKRPLNPNFVLNQARYQGASVLLTRANFGCGSSREHAPWALLDYGFRVILAESYADIFFNNCFKNGILPIVLPKAEIDALFGLTEYTPGFKVTVDLAQQKVIRPDGHAIPFQVDPFRKECLLNGWDDIGLTLRHADEIKAFEERRRVEQPWLFA from the coding sequence ATGCAAGCATTTACCAAGCTGGACGGGCTGGTGGCGCCCCTGGACCGCAACAACGTGGATACGGATGCGATCATCCCCAAGCAGTTCCTCAAGTCCATCAAGCGTTCCGGCTTCGGCCCCAACGCCTTTGACGAATGGCGCTACATGGACCATGGGGAACCGGGCATGGACAATTCCAAGCGCCCCCTGAACCCCAATTTCGTCCTTAATCAGGCCCGCTACCAGGGCGCTTCCGTGCTCCTGACCCGGGCCAACTTCGGCTGCGGCTCTTCCCGGGAACACGCCCCCTGGGCCCTGCTGGACTACGGCTTCCGGGTCATCCTGGCCGAGTCCTACGCGGACATTTTCTTCAACAACTGCTTCAAGAACGGCATTCTGCCCATCGTCCTGCCAAAAGCGGAAATCGACGCCCTGTTCGGTCTCACCGAATACACCCCGGGCTTCAAAGTGACGGTGGACCTGGCCCAGCAAAAGGTGATCCGCCCCGACGGCCATGCCATTCCCTTCCAGGTGGACCCCTTCCGCAAGGAATGTCTGTTGAACGGCTGGGACGACATTGGCCTGACCCTGCGTCACGCCGACGAAATCAAAGCCTTCGAGGAACGTCGCCGGGTCGAACAGCCCTGGCTGTTCGCCTGA
- the leuB gene encoding 3-isopropylmalate dehydrogenase, which yields MSKKICVLPGDGIGPEIMAEAVRVLQALDLGFEMEEALLGGAAVDATGKPFPEATEKLAKEADAVLLAAVGGPKWDSLPREQRPERGLLGIRKGLGLFANLRPAILYPELANASTLKPEVVAGLDILIVRELTGDIYFGQPRGIEMRDGERFGFNTMHYSESEIRRIGKVAFEAAQKRNKRLCSVDKMNVLETTQLWRDVMNELAPQYPDVQLTHMLVDNAAMQLVRAPKQFDVVVTGNMFGDILSDEASMLTGSIGMLPSASLDANNKGLYEPSHGSAPDIAGKGIANPLAMILSAAMMLRYTFNLEEAASKVEGAVKQVLAQGYRTGDLYEAGTRKVGTREMGDAVLAAL from the coding sequence ATGAGCAAAAAAATCTGTGTGTTGCCCGGTGACGGCATCGGTCCTGAAATTATGGCGGAAGCCGTGCGGGTGTTGCAGGCCCTGGATCTGGGCTTTGAAATGGAAGAAGCTCTGCTGGGCGGCGCCGCCGTGGATGCCACGGGTAAGCCTTTCCCGGAAGCCACGGAAAAGCTGGCCAAGGAAGCGGATGCGGTGCTGCTGGCCGCCGTGGGTGGTCCCAAGTGGGACAGCCTGCCCCGGGAACAGCGTCCGGAACGGGGCCTCTTGGGCATCCGCAAGGGCCTGGGCCTGTTCGCTAACCTGCGTCCCGCCATCCTTTACCCGGAACTGGCCAATGCCTCCACCCTGAAGCCGGAAGTGGTGGCCGGGCTGGACATCCTGATCGTCCGGGAACTCACCGGGGACATCTATTTCGGCCAGCCCCGGGGCATCGAAATGCGGGACGGGGAACGGTTCGGCTTCAACACCATGCACTACAGCGAATCGGAAATCCGCCGCATCGGCAAGGTGGCTTTTGAAGCCGCCCAGAAGCGCAATAAGCGGCTCTGCTCCGTGGATAAGATGAATGTGCTGGAAACCACCCAGCTGTGGCGGGATGTGATGAATGAACTGGCGCCCCAGTACCCGGACGTCCAGCTTACCCACATGCTGGTGGATAACGCCGCCATGCAGTTGGTGCGGGCCCCCAAGCAATTTGACGTGGTGGTCACGGGCAACATGTTCGGCGACATTCTTTCCGACGAAGCCTCCATGCTCACCGGTTCCATCGGCATGTTGCCCTCCGCCTCCCTGGACGCCAACAACAAGGGCCTCTACGAACCCTCCCACGGTTCCGCTCCGGATATCGCCGGCAAGGGCATCGCCAATCCCCTGGCCATGATTCTGTCTGCCGCCATGATGCTGCGTTACACCTTCAATCTGGAAGAAGCCGCCAGCAAGGTGGAAGGGGCGGTGAAGCAGGTGCTGGCCCAGGGTTATCGCACCGGCGACCTGTACGAAGCCGGGACCCGGAAAGTGGGCACCCGGGAAATGGGTGACGCGGTGCTGGCCGCCCTGTAA
- the asd gene encoding aspartate-semialdehyde dehydrogenase: MKRVGLVGWRGMVGSVLMQRMVEEGDFAAIEPVYFSTSNAGGKAPAFGGKEAALPLQDAKSIEALKAMDIIVTCQGGDYTKEIFPQLRAAGWQGHWIDAASTLRMAEDAVIVLDPVNKSVILDALAKGGKNWIGGNCTVSLMLMGLGGLFQHGLVEWVSAMTYQAASGAGAQNMRELIAQMGYIHAAVADQLADPAAAILDIDRKVAAAIRSDALPKKNFRNTPLAGSLIPWIDVPVAEGQSKEEWKGGAECNKILGNPAFRTPGSIPIDGLCVRISSMRCHSQGLTIKLKKDVPLDEVSQIIAGANQWVKVVPNEREITERELTPAAVTGTLSVPVGRLHKMAMGPDYLAAFTVGDQLLWGAAEPLRRMLGILLTA; the protein is encoded by the coding sequence ATGAAGCGAGTCGGTCTGGTAGGTTGGCGTGGCATGGTGGGTTCCGTGCTGATGCAACGCATGGTGGAAGAAGGAGACTTCGCCGCCATCGAACCGGTCTATTTCTCCACGTCCAACGCCGGTGGCAAGGCGCCGGCCTTCGGCGGCAAAGAAGCCGCCCTGCCCTTGCAGGACGCCAAGTCCATCGAAGCCCTGAAGGCCATGGACATTATCGTCACCTGCCAAGGGGGCGATTACACCAAGGAAATTTTCCCCCAACTGCGGGCGGCGGGCTGGCAAGGTCACTGGATCGATGCCGCTTCCACCCTGCGCATGGCGGAAGATGCGGTGATTGTGCTGGACCCGGTGAATAAGTCGGTGATCCTGGACGCCCTGGCCAAGGGCGGCAAGAACTGGATCGGCGGCAACTGCACCGTGTCCCTCATGCTCATGGGCCTGGGCGGCCTCTTCCAGCACGGGCTGGTGGAGTGGGTGTCAGCCATGACCTATCAGGCCGCCTCCGGTGCCGGAGCCCAGAATATGCGGGAACTGATTGCCCAGATGGGCTACATCCATGCCGCCGTGGCGGATCAGCTGGCCGATCCGGCTGCCGCCATTCTGGACATTGACCGCAAGGTGGCCGCCGCCATCCGTTCCGACGCTCTGCCCAAGAAAAATTTCCGCAACACCCCCCTGGCGGGCAGCCTGATCCCCTGGATCGACGTGCCGGTGGCGGAGGGGCAGTCCAAGGAAGAATGGAAGGGGGGGGCGGAATGCAACAAGATTCTCGGCAATCCGGCCTTCCGTACCCCGGGCAGCATTCCCATCGACGGTCTGTGCGTGCGCATCAGCTCCATGCGCTGCCACTCCCAGGGCCTGACCATCAAGCTCAAAAAGGATGTGCCCCTGGATGAAGTGTCCCAGATCATCGCCGGGGCCAACCAGTGGGTGAAGGTGGTACCCAACGAACGGGAAATCACCGAGCGGGAGCTGACCCCCGCCGCCGTAACCGGAACCCTGTCCGTACCCGTGGGCCGTCTGCACAAGATGGCCATGGGGCCGGACTATTTGGCTGCTTTCACCGTGGGCGACCAGCTGCTGTGGGGGGCCGCCGAGCCCCTGCGCCGCATGCTGGGTATTTTGCTGACGGCCTGA